The Hahella sp. HNIBRBA332 genome window below encodes:
- a CDS encoding HD domain-containing protein: MGNTKDDFDFSTSFFSSSSTTSSEVTLHQAAVIAAHPATKEYLSGLLWDLDGVRQPLRYHPEEDALYHSLQVFELAYAETRDPELWAAALFHDIGKSVDQQDHCAVGAAMVRGVLSSRVEWLIAHHLDLLLAPQRTRRRLSGSTRLQDLICLRRWDLGGRSLTAKVRNPELALQLTLDALVAAGAQHSDSAS, translated from the coding sequence TTCGACCTCTTTCTTTTCTTCCTCCTCAACGACTTCTTCCGAAGTCACCTTGCATCAAGCTGCGGTCATCGCAGCGCATCCAGCGACTAAAGAATATCTGTCAGGTCTGTTATGGGATCTGGACGGCGTGCGTCAACCATTGCGTTATCACCCTGAAGAAGATGCGCTCTATCACTCATTACAAGTGTTCGAACTGGCCTACGCCGAAACCCGGGACCCGGAGCTTTGGGCCGCTGCGCTCTTTCATGACATAGGCAAAAGCGTCGATCAGCAGGATCACTGCGCGGTCGGCGCCGCCATGGTGCGGGGCGTGCTGTCCAGCCGGGTGGAGTGGTTGATCGCTCATCATCTGGATCTGTTGCTGGCGCCGCAGCGCACGCGTCGACGCCTGAGCGGCTCTACGCGTCTGCAGGACTTGATCTGCCTGCGGCGCTGGGATCTGGGCGGACGCTCGCTTACCGCTAAAGTACGCAACCCGGAGCTGGCGCTGCAATTGACGCTGGATGCATTGGTCGCCGCTGGCGCGCAGCATTCTGATTCAGCGTCTTAA